One window from the genome of Rufibacter tibetensis encodes:
- the rlmB gene encoding 23S rRNA (guanosine(2251)-2'-O)-methyltransferase RlmB: MENRNNRDRDGGGKPRHYTQPKVDKMEMVFGLRPILEALHAGKTMEKIYLLKGTKHSISQEITELAREAQIPISQVPVEKLDQLTRKNHQGAVGYLSAISYSPLDEIVASIFEKGKDPLLLVLDRVTDVRNFGAIARNAECMGVDAIVIPSRGAAQINADALKTSAGALSLIPVCREQNLKDTLHFLKQSGIRVVACTEKAEDDLTDTTIDLTGPVAVLMGSEEDGISPEYLKRADVRVKIPMVGQVQSLNVSVASGIILYEALRQRKAE; the protein is encoded by the coding sequence ATGGAGAACAGAAATAACAGAGATAGAGACGGTGGCGGAAAGCCAAGGCACTACACCCAGCCTAAAGTAGATAAAATGGAGATGGTGTTCGGCTTGCGGCCGATACTGGAAGCCTTGCACGCTGGCAAGACCATGGAAAAAATCTATCTGCTCAAAGGCACCAAGCACAGCATCAGCCAGGAAATCACTGAACTTGCCCGTGAAGCCCAGATTCCCATTTCTCAAGTGCCAGTAGAGAAGTTGGACCAGCTTACCCGCAAAAACCACCAGGGAGCAGTAGGCTATCTGTCAGCTATTTCCTATTCTCCCTTGGACGAGATTGTAGCCTCTATTTTTGAAAAGGGGAAAGATCCGTTGCTGTTGGTGTTGGACCGCGTAACCGATGTCCGGAACTTTGGAGCCATTGCCCGTAATGCCGAGTGTATGGGCGTGGATGCTATTGTGATTCCAAGCAGGGGAGCCGCCCAGATCAACGCCGATGCCTTGAAAACATCTGCAGGCGCGTTGAGCCTGATTCCTGTTTGCCGCGAGCAAAACCTTAAAGACACCCTGCATTTCCTGAAGCAGTCTGGTATACGCGTAGTAGCCTGTACTGAGAAGGCCGAAGATGACTTAACAGATACCACCATTGACTTAACCGGACCTGTGGCCGTGCTGATGGGCAGTGAAGAAGATGGTATCTCTCCGGAGTACCTCAAAAGAGCTGATGTGCGCGTGAAAATCCCGATGGTGGGTCAGGTCCAATCTTTGAACGTATCAGTGGCCAGTGGCATTATTTTATACGAAGCCTTGAGACAACGGAAAGCTGAGTAG
- a CDS encoding mannose-1-phosphate guanylyltransferase: MNQNTYVVIMAGGIGSRFWPFSRVNHPKQFHDVLGIGESMIQTTAKRFDGICPPENIFVVTHRDYVGLVREHLPDLTEHQILQEPIGRNTAPCIAYACFKICKRNPNANIIIAPADHVILREDAFKQCVQEALKATETSEILVTLGIKPTRPHTGYGYIQFIDEEAQALKKVKTFTEKPSLEIAQMFLDSGEFVWNAGIFIWNAKAITRAFHQYLSDMAETFEEGVPVLDTDGEEQFINRAYSHCPNISIDYGIMEKADNVFVILGDFGWSDLGSWDSLYSLSEKTPEGNVIDGNVLTYDVKNCIIKTPHNQLVVVQGLEDYIVASHDNVFMVCRREDEQKVKDFVADAKAMKGQNFI, encoded by the coding sequence ATGAACCAAAACACCTATGTAGTAATCATGGCAGGAGGCATTGGGAGCCGCTTCTGGCCATTTAGCCGGGTAAACCATCCCAAACAATTCCATGATGTGTTAGGCATTGGCGAAAGCATGATCCAAACCACCGCTAAACGTTTTGATGGCATATGCCCGCCGGAAAACATCTTTGTGGTCACCCACCGCGATTACGTTGGCCTGGTACGCGAACACCTGCCTGACTTGACGGAGCACCAGATTTTACAGGAACCTATTGGCAGAAACACAGCTCCTTGCATTGCCTATGCATGTTTTAAAATTTGCAAGCGGAACCCCAACGCGAACATCATCATTGCTCCCGCTGACCATGTAATTCTGCGGGAAGATGCTTTCAAACAGTGTGTTCAGGAGGCGTTGAAGGCCACAGAGACCAGTGAGATTTTAGTGACACTAGGCATTAAGCCTACTCGTCCGCACACTGGCTATGGGTACATCCAATTTATTGATGAAGAAGCTCAGGCTCTTAAAAAAGTAAAGACGTTCACAGAGAAACCTTCCTTAGAGATAGCTCAGATGTTCCTGGACAGTGGTGAATTTGTCTGGAACGCCGGTATCTTCATCTGGAACGCCAAAGCCATCACACGTGCCTTCCATCAATACCTAAGTGACATGGCCGAGACCTTTGAAGAAGGGGTGCCTGTCTTAGATACAGATGGCGAAGAGCAGTTCATCAACAGAGCGTACTCCCATTGTCCCAATATTTCCATTGACTATGGTATCATGGAAAAAGCGGACAATGTTTTCGTGATTTTGGGTGATTTTGGCTGGTCTGACCTGGGCAGTTGGGACTCACTCTACAGCCTTTCTGAGAAAACCCCAGAGGGTAATGTCATAGACGGGAACGTGCTGACATACGATGTTAAGAACTGCATCATCAAGACCCCGCACAACCAGTTAGTGGTGGTACAAGGCTTAGAAGATTATATTGTGGCCTCCCATGACAATGTGTTTATGGTATGCCGCCGCGAGGATGAGCAAAAAGTAAAAGACTTTGTGGCCGATGCTAAAGCCATGAAGGGACAAAATTTCATTTAA
- a CDS encoding KpsF/GutQ family sugar-phosphate isomerase has translation MNITKNIKSTAKKVLQEEAAAILQLADYINDDFQGCVEAILAIKGRVVVTGIGKSANIAAKIVATLNSTGTPALFMHAADAIHGDLGMIQANDFVICLSKSGNTPEIKVLVPLLKRKGTQLAALVSNVDSYLAQQSDFVLNATIEREACPNNLAPTTSTTAHLALGDALAVCLLESRNFSREDFGALHPGGSLGKRLYLKVGDIYTLNAAPKVKTDASLKEIIIEISSKRLGATAVLDNSGNLTGIITDGDLRRMLSNFDNLTGITAADIMTPSPLTIDCGEYAVEALVTMQKKNITQLIVTKEGSFEGFVHLHDLLKEGLV, from the coding sequence TTGAATATCACGAAAAATATCAAAAGCACCGCAAAAAAAGTGCTTCAAGAAGAGGCCGCTGCGATACTTCAACTCGCTGATTACATCAACGATGATTTTCAGGGTTGTGTTGAGGCTATTTTGGCAATTAAAGGCCGTGTAGTGGTAACAGGAATTGGAAAAAGCGCCAACATAGCCGCAAAGATCGTAGCCACCCTGAACTCGACCGGCACTCCTGCCCTTTTTATGCACGCCGCAGATGCCATTCATGGTGACTTGGGCATGATCCAGGCCAATGATTTCGTGATTTGCCTTTCTAAAAGCGGAAATACCCCAGAAATAAAAGTGCTGGTGCCATTACTCAAGCGCAAAGGCACCCAATTGGCAGCCTTAGTTTCTAACGTAGATTCTTACCTGGCTCAGCAATCTGACTTTGTGTTAAATGCCACCATTGAACGCGAGGCCTGCCCCAACAACCTGGCGCCTACCACCAGCACCACCGCGCATTTGGCTTTAGGTGATGCCCTGGCGGTCTGCCTCTTGGAATCTCGCAACTTCAGCCGCGAAGATTTTGGGGCCCTGCACCCTGGTGGTTCTCTTGGGAAACGTCTTTATTTGAAAGTGGGTGACATTTACACCCTCAATGCTGCCCCGAAAGTGAAAACAGACGCCTCTCTGAAGGAGATTATTATTGAAATATCATCAAAACGCTTAGGAGCTACTGCGGTTCTGGATAATTCTGGTAACTTGACCGGCATTATCACCGATGGAGACTTACGGCGCATGCTCTCCAATTTTGACAATCTTACCGGTATTACGGCTGCTGACATCATGACTCCGTCGCCGCTTACCATCGATTGTGGCGAATATGCCGTAGAAGCCTTGGTGACCATGCAGAAAAAGAACATTACCCAACTTATAGTAACCAAAGAAGGCTCTTTTGAGGGGTTTGTGCACCTGCATGATTTACTGAAAGAAGGACTAGTATAG
- the recQ gene encoding DNA helicase RecQ, with amino-acid sequence MLVKQESLKNKLKEVFGYSQFRGNQEAIIENIMSGKNTFVIMPTGAGKSLCYQLPALAMEGTAIVISPLIALMKNQVDQLNAFGVNAQFLNSTLSKAEMNKVKKETVSGEVKLLYVAPESLTKEDTLDFLKQAKIAFVAIDEAHCISEWGHDFRPEYRKIRGIIDNIGNLPIIALTATATPKVQLDIQKNLQMDDASVFKSSFNRTNLYYEVRPKHNTKKQLIQYIKKHKGKSGIIYCLSRKKVEEIAELLQVNDIKALPYHAGLDSNVRMANQDAFLNEDVDVIVATIAFGMGIDKPDVRFVIHYDTPKSIEGYYQETGRGGRDGLEGNCLMFYSYDDIVKLEKFSKDKPVTERDNSKLLLQEMASYADSAVCRRRQLLHYFGEQYDKDCGFCDNCTHPKEKFEAEQELTYALKAVVQTGQRFAIDHLVHVLIGLKDQYVESYTHDQLEVFGVGKEQEPQFWNSIIRQALLFNYLEKDIENVGTLKITEKGEKFLQSPHSLKFAKDHNFDEEVQQEEEKEETQAAAGHDAVLFDMLKALRKKLAKDMNLPPYVLFQDPSIKEMATTYPTTKEDLAHIAGVGMGKVQKFGKPFLELIAKYVEENDIVTAADVVVKTTVNKSKLKIYVIQQIDKKMDLEEIANSKGITMSELIEEIEHICYSGTKLNLDYYINGVLDEDRQQEVIDYFMSSTTDNMAEAIKELGTDDYTEDDLRLMRIKFLSKYAN; translated from the coding sequence ATGTTAGTAAAACAAGAATCATTAAAGAACAAATTAAAGGAAGTTTTCGGCTATAGTCAATTCAGGGGAAACCAGGAAGCGATCATAGAAAACATCATGTCTGGCAAGAACACGTTTGTGATCATGCCTACTGGTGCCGGGAAGTCACTTTGCTACCAATTGCCCGCCCTGGCAATGGAAGGGACCGCTATTGTGATTTCTCCCCTCATTGCGCTTATGAAAAACCAGGTGGACCAGTTGAACGCTTTTGGGGTAAACGCCCAGTTCCTGAACTCCACGCTTTCAAAAGCCGAGATGAACAAGGTGAAGAAGGAGACGGTGAGCGGAGAGGTGAAACTGTTATATGTGGCGCCAGAGTCTCTTACCAAAGAAGACACCTTAGATTTCCTGAAACAGGCTAAAATCGCGTTTGTGGCCATTGACGAGGCCCACTGTATCTCAGAGTGGGGCCACGACTTCAGGCCTGAGTACCGCAAAATCAGGGGAATTATAGATAATATTGGCAATCTGCCTATCATTGCTTTGACAGCGACGGCTACACCTAAAGTGCAGCTGGATATCCAGAAAAACCTGCAGATGGATGATGCCTCCGTGTTCAAGTCTTCTTTCAATCGTACAAATCTGTACTATGAAGTAAGACCTAAGCACAACACCAAAAAACAGCTTATCCAGTACATCAAAAAGCACAAAGGCAAAAGTGGAATTATCTACTGCCTCAGCCGCAAGAAAGTAGAGGAGATTGCTGAATTGCTGCAGGTAAACGACATCAAAGCGTTGCCATACCATGCAGGCTTAGATTCAAACGTGCGTATGGCCAATCAGGACGCGTTCCTTAACGAGGACGTAGATGTGATTGTAGCCACTATCGCCTTCGGGATGGGGATTGACAAGCCCGATGTTCGGTTTGTGATCCACTATGACACGCCGAAATCAATTGAAGGCTACTACCAGGAAACCGGTCGCGGCGGACGCGACGGTCTGGAGGGTAACTGCCTCATGTTTTATAGCTACGATGACATTGTAAAGCTGGAGAAATTCAGCAAAGACAAGCCTGTTACCGAGCGTGATAACTCTAAGCTGTTATTGCAGGAGATGGCGTCTTACGCCGATTCAGCCGTATGTCGTCGCCGTCAGTTGCTGCACTACTTTGGAGAGCAATATGATAAGGACTGCGGATTCTGCGATAACTGTACCCACCCTAAAGAGAAGTTTGAAGCCGAGCAGGAACTTACCTACGCCTTGAAGGCCGTGGTGCAAACTGGTCAGCGCTTTGCAATAGACCACCTGGTGCACGTGCTCATCGGGTTGAAAGACCAGTATGTAGAAAGCTACACCCATGACCAACTGGAAGTGTTTGGCGTGGGCAAAGAGCAGGAGCCACAGTTTTGGAATTCTATCATCCGTCAGGCACTCTTGTTCAACTATCTTGAAAAGGATATTGAGAACGTAGGAACCCTTAAAATCACAGAGAAAGGCGAGAAGTTCTTACAAAGCCCGCACTCTCTCAAGTTCGCCAAAGACCACAACTTTGACGAAGAAGTGCAGCAGGAAGAAGAGAAGGAAGAAACGCAGGCCGCAGCCGGGCATGACGCTGTTTTATTTGACATGCTGAAGGCCCTGCGTAAGAAGCTGGCCAAGGATATGAACCTGCCGCCGTACGTGCTGTTCCAGGATCCTTCTATTAAGGAGATGGCCACTACGTACCCCACCACCAAAGAAGACCTGGCGCATATTGCCGGGGTAGGTATGGGCAAGGTGCAGAAGTTCGGGAAGCCGTTCCTGGAGCTCATTGCCAAGTACGTAGAGGAGAATGACATTGTCACCGCTGCCGATGTGGTAGTAAAAACCACGGTAAACAAGTCAAAACTCAAAATCTACGTGATCCAACAAATAGACAAGAAAATGGACCTTGAAGAGATTGCCAACTCTAAAGGCATCACCATGTCTGAGCTGATTGAGGAAATTGAGCATATCTGCTACTCTGGTACCAAACTGAACCTGGATTATTATATCAATGGAGTATTGGATGAGGATCGCCAACAAGAGGTGATTGACTATTTCATGTCCTCCACCACCGATAACATGGCCGAAGCCATCAAGGAACTAGGCACTGATGACTACACAGAGGATGACCTGCGCTTAATGCGTATCAAATTCCTCTCTAAATACGCCAATTAA
- the purD gene encoding phosphoribosylamine--glycine ligase: MNVLIIGAGGREHALAWKISQSPYCERIYVAPGNAGTAQIATNVDISITDFAELAKFATDFNIMMVVVGQEAALVEGIADYFAEKDFLKHILVVGPQKAGAQLEGSKDFSKQFMLKYGIPTARYQTFTAETFDQSLAYLQNHPYPVVLKADGLAAGKGVVIAQNFEEASSAITGMLKNNKFGSAGSKVVIEEFLQGIELSAFILTDGKDYVLLPEAKDYKRIGEGDTGLNTGGMGAVSPVPFADEAFMGKVRERVIVPTLQGLQQEGIPYTGFLFIGLMNTNGDPYVIEYNVRLGDPETEAILPRIKSDLFELFRALHDHELGQFQLEVDSRSATTIFLVSGGYPEDYAKGKEIKGLEKTLPENTLCFHAGTKETETGQVVTDGGRVIAVTGLGQDMEEALEKANAAAAQITWEGRNFRQDIGFDLKQYLADRPLI; the protein is encoded by the coding sequence ATGAATGTTTTGATAATAGGAGCGGGCGGCCGTGAGCACGCCCTCGCCTGGAAAATCAGCCAAAGCCCTTATTGTGAGAGAATCTACGTAGCGCCTGGTAATGCCGGGACTGCCCAGATTGCCACTAACGTTGACATCTCCATCACTGACTTTGCCGAACTAGCCAAATTTGCCACCGACTTCAACATTATGATGGTGGTAGTAGGACAAGAAGCGGCGCTGGTGGAAGGCATTGCTGATTACTTTGCAGAGAAAGATTTCCTGAAGCACATTCTGGTAGTAGGTCCGCAAAAGGCCGGTGCCCAGTTAGAAGGCAGCAAAGATTTTTCAAAACAGTTCATGCTTAAGTACGGCATCCCTACTGCCCGTTACCAGACGTTCACTGCCGAAACTTTTGATCAGTCCCTTGCTTACCTGCAAAATCACCCTTACCCAGTAGTCTTGAAAGCAGACGGGTTGGCCGCCGGTAAAGGCGTAGTCATTGCCCAGAACTTTGAAGAAGCCAGCAGTGCCATCACGGGCATGCTGAAGAACAACAAATTCGGGAGCGCGGGCAGTAAAGTAGTAATAGAGGAGTTCTTACAGGGCATTGAGCTATCTGCTTTTATCCTCACCGACGGTAAAGATTATGTGCTTCTGCCCGAGGCCAAAGACTACAAGCGCATTGGTGAAGGAGACACAGGCCTGAACACCGGTGGAATGGGAGCGGTATCACCAGTTCCCTTTGCAGATGAAGCCTTCATGGGCAAAGTGCGGGAGCGGGTGATTGTACCTACTTTGCAAGGTCTACAGCAAGAGGGCATCCCGTATACCGGGTTCCTGTTCATTGGCCTTATGAATACCAACGGCGATCCTTACGTGATTGAATACAACGTGCGCTTGGGTGACCCTGAAACAGAGGCTATTCTGCCGCGCATCAAATCTGATTTGTTTGAGCTTTTCCGGGCGTTACATGACCATGAGTTGGGACAGTTCCAATTAGAAGTTGATTCCCGGTCGGCTACCACTATCTTCCTGGTGTCCGGCGGTTACCCGGAAGATTATGCCAAAGGCAAAGAAATTAAGGGGTTGGAGAAAACGTTGCCAGAGAATACCCTTTGCTTCCATGCGGGCACCAAAGAGACTGAGACTGGCCAGGTTGTAACAGATGGAGGCAGAGTCATTGCGGTCACCGGGCTAGGGCAAGATATGGAAGAGGCTTTGGAGAAGGCAAATGCCGCTGCCGCACAAATCACGTGGGAGGGCAGAAACTTCCGCCAGGACATAGGCTTTGACCTAAAGCAATACTTAGCAGATCGTCCGCTGATTTAA
- a CDS encoding acetyl-CoA hydrolase/transferase family protein produces MSLQPDYTTAEEAVKLIKSGDRVFVHGAAMTPLRLVNAVSARGPELRDVEFIHMHTEGPAPYTNPEHAGSFRTNACFVGGNIRQALSQGHADYIPIFLSEISFLFRRNILPLDVALIQVSPPDGHGYCTLGSSVDIALSAVETAKILIAEVNPHVPRSHGDGVVHISKIHAKVWVEEPLLEHGGKTPGTVETQIGKLVAELVDDGATLQMGIGGIPDAVLAQLGNHKDLGIHTEMFSDGIIPLVEKGVITGAKKKILKHKIVSCFVNGTKKVFDFLHDNPAVVLKEAVYTNDTAIIRQNNKVTAINSAIEVDLTGQVCADSIGMYQFSGVGGQMDFIRGAALSKGGKPIIALPSITNKGDSKIVNVLKAGASVTTTRAHVHYIVTEFGIAHLYGKNLRQRAQELIRIAHPSHQEQLERVAFERFKMM; encoded by the coding sequence ATGTCTCTTCAACCCGACTATACTACTGCCGAGGAAGCTGTTAAACTGATAAAATCTGGAGACCGGGTGTTCGTGCATGGGGCCGCCATGACGCCATTGCGGCTGGTAAATGCCGTGTCTGCCCGTGGACCGGAACTCCGTGACGTAGAGTTCATTCACATGCACACCGAAGGACCTGCGCCCTACACCAATCCCGAGCACGCCGGCAGCTTCAGGACCAATGCTTGCTTTGTGGGCGGCAACATACGGCAGGCGCTCAGCCAGGGGCACGCCGATTACATTCCTATTTTCCTGAGTGAGATTTCCTTTCTTTTTCGGCGTAACATCCTGCCTTTGGATGTGGCCTTGATCCAGGTGTCACCACCCGACGGGCATGGCTACTGTACACTGGGCTCTTCCGTGGACATAGCCTTATCAGCGGTAGAGACGGCCAAAATCCTGATTGCCGAGGTGAACCCACACGTACCACGCTCACACGGCGATGGGGTGGTGCACATTAGTAAGATCCACGCCAAGGTATGGGTAGAGGAACCGCTGCTGGAGCACGGGGGCAAAACGCCAGGCACGGTAGAGACGCAGATTGGTAAACTGGTGGCTGAATTGGTAGACGATGGTGCCACGCTGCAAATGGGCATTGGGGGTATTCCAGACGCTGTGCTGGCTCAATTGGGTAACCACAAGGACTTAGGTATTCACACAGAAATGTTCTCTGACGGGATTATCCCATTAGTAGAGAAAGGGGTGATCACCGGGGCTAAAAAGAAAATCCTGAAGCATAAGATTGTCTCCTGCTTTGTGAACGGCACCAAGAAAGTCTTTGATTTTCTGCATGATAATCCGGCTGTGGTGTTGAAAGAGGCGGTGTATACCAATGACACGGCTATCATTCGGCAGAATAACAAAGTCACAGCCATCAACAGCGCCATTGAGGTAGACCTAACGGGCCAGGTTTGCGCCGATTCCATTGGCATGTACCAGTTCTCGGGCGTAGGTGGCCAGATGGACTTCATCAGAGGTGCCGCGCTCTCTAAAGGCGGCAAGCCGATCATTGCATTACCGTCTATCACCAACAAAGGCGATTCAAAGATTGTGAACGTGCTTAAGGCCGGTGCCAGCGTGACCACCACGCGCGCGCACGTGCACTACATCGTGACGGAGTTCGGAATCGCCCACCTTTACGGGAAAAACCTTCGTCAACGCGCCCAGGAACTGATTAGGATCGCGCACCCTTCGCACCAGGAACAGCTGGAGCGAGTGGCTTTCGAGCGGTTTAAGATGATGTAA
- a CDS encoding BrxA/BrxB family bacilliredoxin: MYPEYMVAPIREDLTSVGFEQLMTPEEVESVLTQKEGTVLVAVNSVCGCAAAKARPALKMAVASSEQKPSKLVTVFAGMETEAVAKVREFMLPYPPSSPSIALFKDGELVHVIERHHIEGNDLTRIVDNLQGAFEEYC; this comes from the coding sequence ATGTATCCTGAATATATGGTCGCTCCTATCCGGGAAGACCTTACTTCCGTAGGCTTTGAGCAATTGATGACACCCGAAGAAGTAGAATCCGTATTGACCCAGAAAGAAGGCACCGTTTTGGTAGCCGTTAACTCTGTTTGTGGTTGCGCTGCCGCCAAAGCTCGTCCAGCCCTTAAGATGGCTGTGGCTAGCAGTGAGCAGAAGCCTTCTAAACTGGTAACAGTATTTGCCGGCATGGAAACCGAAGCCGTAGCTAAAGTGCGTGAGTTCATGTTACCTTACCCTCCGTCTTCTCCATCCATCGCGTTGTTCAAAGATGGCGAACTGGTGCACGTGATTGAGCGTCATCATATTGAAGGCAATGACCTGACCCGCATTGTAGACAACCTGCAAGGAGCGTTTGAAGAGTACTGCTAA
- the rpsT gene encoding 30S ribosomal protein S20 gives MANHKSALKRIRSNNAKRLLNRYQAKTTRTFVKRLRNTTDKAEAQELFKTVSGMLDKLAKKNVIHKNKAANNKSKLARFVNTLAAA, from the coding sequence ATGGCTAACCATAAGTCAGCATTAAAGAGAATCAGATCTAACAACGCGAAACGCTTGCTGAATCGCTATCAAGCGAAAACCACCCGTACCTTTGTAAAGCGTTTAAGAAACACAACCGACAAAGCCGAGGCGCAAGAGCTGTTCAAGACGGTATCTGGTATGCTGGACAAGTTGGCTAAGAAGAACGTGATCCACAAAAACAAAGCAGCCAACAACAAATCTAAATTGGCGCGTTTTGTAAATACATTAGCTGCTGCTTAA